One window from the genome of Candidatus Didemnitutus sp. encodes:
- a CDS encoding carboxymuconolactone decarboxylase family protein, with the protein MKSTDSSTTSPAAAPRVNYRQVAPAAVAAMLVVQRAVNESGLEHSLLELVKLRASQINGCAYCLDLHWRDAKKAGETDERLYLLGTWEESPGYTERERAALRWTEALTRLSSGHVSDATFAAARAHFTEPELVQLTLAIVVINGWNRFSVGFKVPPRAEF; encoded by the coding sequence ATGAAATCCACCGACTCCTCGACAACGTCGCCAGCCGCCGCGCCGCGCGTGAACTACCGCCAGGTCGCGCCCGCCGCCGTCGCCGCCATGCTCGTCGTGCAACGCGCCGTGAACGAATCCGGCCTCGAGCACAGCCTCCTCGAACTCGTGAAGCTCCGCGCCTCGCAAATCAACGGCTGCGCCTACTGCCTCGACCTGCACTGGCGCGACGCGAAGAAGGCCGGTGAAACCGACGAGCGCCTCTACCTGCTCGGCACCTGGGAGGAATCTCCCGGCTACACCGAGCGCGAACGCGCCGCGTTGCGCTGGACCGAGGCCCTCACGCGCCTCTCCTCCGGCCACGTCTCCGACGCGACCTTCGCCGCCGCCCGCGCGCACTTCACCGAGCCCGAGCTCGTGCAGCTCACGCTCGCCATCGTCGTCATCAACGGCTGGAACCGCTTCAGCGTCGGCTTCAAGGTGCCGCCACGCGCCGAGTTCTGA
- a CDS encoding RNA polymerase sigma-70 factor, translated as MPDHLATFTASRRLLFDLAYRMLGRVVEAEDVVQDTWLRWQKQDLAAVTSPKAWLVATATRLAIDRLRSARHTREEYYGVWLPEPLVESSAPSPVDSAALADSLTMAFMVLLERLSPDERAVFLLREVFDRDYAEIAGIVAKTESACRQIVSRARASLRGATPPPAAPDERAARIVRQFFTAVSTGQTGELLALLQADAVLYSDGGGRVRSAGRPIRSADRISRLFAGLRARFPDYARAEFDFRTINGRPGALMLNAGRLLNVYSLDLDGDRIRTIYLVRNPDKLRHLVGSAHA; from the coding sequence ATGCCCGACCATCTCGCCACCTTCACCGCCAGCCGCCGCCTGCTCTTTGATCTCGCGTATCGGATGCTCGGCCGCGTCGTGGAGGCGGAAGACGTCGTGCAAGACACCTGGCTACGCTGGCAAAAACAGGATCTCGCCGCCGTCACCTCGCCCAAAGCCTGGCTCGTCGCCACCGCCACGCGCCTCGCGATCGACCGGCTGCGCTCCGCCCGCCACACGCGCGAGGAATACTACGGCGTGTGGCTCCCCGAGCCGCTCGTCGAAAGCTCCGCCCCCTCGCCGGTCGACTCCGCCGCGCTCGCCGACTCGCTCACGATGGCCTTCATGGTCCTCCTCGAACGCCTCTCGCCCGACGAACGCGCCGTATTTCTCCTCCGCGAAGTCTTCGACCGCGACTACGCCGAGATCGCCGGCATCGTCGCAAAAACCGAGTCCGCCTGCCGCCAGATCGTCAGCCGCGCCCGCGCCAGCCTGCGCGGCGCCACGCCGCCGCCCGCCGCGCCCGACGAACGCGCCGCGCGGATCGTCCGCCAATTTTTCACCGCCGTCTCCACCGGCCAAACCGGCGAACTCCTCGCGCTGCTCCAAGCCGACGCCGTGCTCTACTCCGACGGCGGCGGCCGCGTCCGCTCCGCCGGCCGCCCGATCCGCAGCGCCGACCGCATCAGCCGGCTCTTCGCCGGCCTGCGCGCGCGCTTCCCCGACTACGCGCGCGCCGAGTTCGACTTCCGCACCATCAACGGCCGACCCGGCGCGCTCATGCTCAACGCCGGCCGCCTGCTCAACGTTTACTCGCTCGACCTCGACGGCGACCGCATCCGCACGATCTACCTCGTGCGCAACCCCGACAAACTCCGCCACCTCGTCGGATCAGCGCACGCCTGA
- a CDS encoding DUF5009 domain-containing protein: protein MKVSSAVSPNRLLALDALRGFDMFWIVGADAIGGALHHLRGGPVLHAVAEQLDHVAWEGFHAYDLIFPLFVFMVGAAIPLSLDKLVAAGGRTEALRRIARRTVVLFLLGLFYYGGIASEPRLLGVLQRIALCYGATSVLYLWLRPRGLAVVGAALLVGYWALLTFVPVPGFGAGDFREGHNLTNWIDAHWLPLRKWNGDHDPEGLLSTLPAIATCLLGLFASKWITDASRSARVRVGGLAGAGVVLVALGWLWGMQFPVIKNLWTSSFVLVAGGWSLLLLAAFYQVVDVWRVQGWARPFMWVGANSLLIYLVSNVVDFAALSARFAGGPIAAWLDAQWAGLGGLVLALVGAGLAIGFCGWLYRREIFLRI from the coding sequence ATGAAGGTATCATCCGCTGTTTCGCCAAACCGCCTGCTGGCGCTCGATGCGCTGCGCGGGTTCGACATGTTTTGGATCGTCGGTGCCGATGCGATCGGCGGCGCGCTGCACCATCTGCGCGGCGGGCCGGTGCTGCATGCGGTGGCCGAGCAGCTGGATCACGTGGCGTGGGAGGGTTTTCACGCCTACGATCTGATTTTTCCGCTGTTCGTCTTCATGGTCGGCGCGGCGATCCCGCTCTCGCTGGACAAACTCGTGGCCGCGGGTGGCCGCACGGAGGCGTTGCGACGCATCGCGCGGCGGACGGTGGTGCTTTTTCTCCTCGGACTTTTCTACTACGGCGGCATCGCGTCGGAGCCGCGACTGCTCGGCGTATTGCAACGCATCGCGCTCTGCTACGGCGCGACGAGCGTGCTCTATCTGTGGCTGCGGCCGCGTGGGCTGGCGGTCGTGGGCGCGGCGCTGTTGGTGGGCTATTGGGCGTTGCTGACGTTCGTGCCGGTGCCGGGGTTCGGCGCGGGGGATTTTCGCGAGGGACACAATCTGACCAACTGGATCGACGCGCACTGGCTGCCATTGCGGAAGTGGAACGGCGATCACGATCCCGAGGGATTGCTGAGCACGTTGCCGGCGATCGCGACGTGTCTGCTGGGCTTGTTCGCGAGCAAGTGGATCACTGACGCCTCGCGCAGCGCGCGGGTGCGCGTGGGCGGACTCGCGGGCGCGGGCGTGGTGCTCGTGGCGCTCGGGTGGCTGTGGGGCATGCAGTTCCCGGTGATCAAGAATCTGTGGACGTCGTCGTTCGTGCTCGTGGCGGGCGGCTGGAGCCTGTTGTTGCTGGCGGCGTTTTATCAGGTGGTCGACGTGTGGCGCGTGCAGGGGTGGGCGCGGCCGTTCATGTGGGTCGGTGCGAACTCGCTGCTGATCTATCTCGTGAGCAACGTCGTGGATTTCGCGGCGCTGTCGGCGCGGTTCGCGGGCGGTCCGATCGCGGCGTGGCTCGACGCACAGTGGGCCGGTTTGGGCGGACTCGTGCTGGCGCTGGTCGGCGCGGGGCTCGCGATCGGGTTCTGCGGCTGGCTGTATCGGCGCGAAATTTTCCTGCGGATTTGA